One part of the Phoenix dactylifera cultivar Barhee BC4 chromosome 4, palm_55x_up_171113_PBpolish2nd_filt_p, whole genome shotgun sequence genome encodes these proteins:
- the LOC103717039 gene encoding cysteine-rich receptor-like protein kinase 6 isoform X3 has product MVSFRHVSFPFFLCLLFLIFLSPPTTGDPFAKQCGSTGDYTANSAYETNLNLLLRSLASNTSLSGGFLNATVGQSPEQIYGLAMCRGDANASVCRSCLSDAIQDAPQLCAYNKGAIVGYDDCLLRYSNLRFFSTVDSSSAGMIAWNANNVTDRSRFDKIVDELMSAITDWAVSNSTRRFATGLMVNSTKAPFPQIYGLVQCTQDLSPSQCQQCLQDIGLETRPIQLEGREGGRVVAASCNFRYEIYKFFDGAPSLRLEEPPENAPAPENAPAPVVPPPTKTPEEEGKKKNAIRKVLAIAIPLVTAFVLISIICICISTRRKPIVKLPLDGSSPEEIVSVESLLLDISTLRFATANFSEENKLGEGGFGAVFKGLLPDGREIAVKRLSASSSQGVRALRNELVLVAKLQHRNLVRLLGICLEEQEKLLVYEYMPNRSLDTILFDPEKRKQLNWGKRNKIIGGIARGLQYLHEESQLRIIHRDLKASNILLDAYLNPKISDFGLARLFGGDQTQCTTNQVVGTLVCHAWAIFYQVRCIRLWCSGFRDRDREKKQ; this is encoded by the exons ATGGTATCATTTCGCCATGTTTCCTTCCCTTTCTTCCTATGTCTTCTCTTCCTCATATTCCTTTCCCCTCCCACTACCGGCGATCCCTTTGCCAAACAGTGTGGCAGCACCGGCGACTACACCGCCAACAGCGCCTATGAGACCAACCTCAACCTCCTCCTCCGTTCCCTCGCCTCCAACACTTCTCTCTCCGGTGGCTTCCTCAACGCCACAGTCGGCCAGAGCCCCGAACAAATCTACGGCCTCGCAATGTGCCGCGGCGACGCCAACGCCTCGGTCTGCCGCTCCTGCCTCAGCGACGCAATCCAAGACGCCCCCCAGCTCTGCGCGTACAACAAAGGCGCCATCGTAGGCTACGATGACTGCCTCCTTCGCTACTCCAACCTGCGCTTCTTCTCGACCGTCGACTCCTCGTCTGCGGGGATGATCGCTTGGAACGCCAACAACGTGACCGACCGCAGCCGGTTCGACAAGATTGTGGACGAGCTTATGAGCGCGATCACCGATTGGGCCGTCTCCAACTCGACGAGGAGGTTCGCCACCGGGCTGATGGTGAATTCCACCAAGGCTCCTTTTCCCCAGATATATGGGCTGGTGCAGTGCACACAGGACCTGTCGCCGAGCCAGTGCCAGCAGTGCCTCCAAGATATCGGCCTTGAGACAAGACCGATACAGCtagaggggagggagggagggagggtggTCGCAGCGAGCTGCAATTTTAGGTACGAGATATACAAGTTCTTCGACGGGGCACCGTCGCTAAGACTTGAGGAGCCGCCGGAGAACGCACCGGCGCCGGAGAACGCACCGGCTCCGGTAGTGCCTCCACCTACCAAAACACCTGAGGAAGAAG gaaagaagaaaaatgccATTCGTAAGGTCCTTGCTATTGCTATACCTCTAGTAACTGCATTCGTGCTGATCTCCATAATTTGCATTTGCATCTCGACGAGGAGGAAGCCAATTGTAAAGTTACCAT TAGATGGGAGTAGCCCGGAGGAAATCGTAAGTGTCGAGTCACTATTACTTGATATATCTACACTACGATTTGCAACAGCTAACTTCTCTGAAGAGAACAAACTTGGAGAAGGTGGCTTTGGTGCAGTTTTCAAG GGACTACTACCTGATGGACGAGAAATAGCAGTGAAGAGGTTATCAGCTAGTTCATCACAAGGAGTCAGAGCGCTGAGAAATGAGCTAGTTTTAGTTGCAAAACTCCAACACAGGAATCTTGTAAGGCTTCTGGGTATTTGCTTAGAAGAACAAGAGAAGTTGCTTGTTTATGAATATATGCCTAACAGAAGCCTGGACACCATTCTTTTTG ATCCCGAGAAGCGCAAACAGCTAAACTGGGGAAAAAGGAACAAGATCATTGGCGGGATTGCTCGAGGCCTACAGTACCTGCATGAAGAATCTCAATTAAGAATTATACATCGGGATTTAAAAGCCAGCAATATCTTATTAGATGCATATTTGAACCCAAAGATTTCAGACTTTGGTTTGGCTAGGCTTTTTGGTGGAGACCAAACTCAGTGCACCACGAACCAAGTTGTTGGAACATT AGTATGTCATGCATGGGCAATTTTCTATCAAGTCAGATGTATACGGCTTTGGTGTTCTGGTTTTAGAGATCGTGACAGGGAGAAAAAGCAGTGA
- the LOC103698462 gene encoding cysteine-rich receptor-like protein kinase 10, with the protein MSTHFPRSIEAVTMAYNCFMGHTTYSFYNQSVGAAPPPLLAPEVDPGALPPRGKDSGKKNVALVIPLVSALVVLSAIFICSWRRRTFLKVFRVENKDIGALYFDLGTLRAATDDFSETNKLGGGGCGPVYKGELSDGQEIAVKRLSRSSQQGLPELRNEIAFVAKLEHRNLVRLLGCCLEEKEKLLVYEFLPNTSLDKFLFDPIKRGLLDWGKRYKIIEGIARGLLYLHQDSRLKIIHRDLKACNILLDQHMNPKISDFGLAKLSESEKEHGSTSKIAGTNGYMAPEYAMQGYFSNKSDVFSFGVLVLEIATGQRISDFHGSGDSTNLLSFAWEHWSKGKALEIMDHSLGELYHRQEALTCIHIGLLCTQEDMRKRPCMTLVVLMLSNHSVTLPTPSTPAYFVRGRTTIESDVALRTTNSTPSDLLTICNMSITDMEPR; encoded by the exons ATGTCGACTCACTTCCCACGGAGCATTGAAGCGGTGACGATGGCTTACAACTGCTTCATGGGGCACACAACGTACTCTTTCTATAATCAATCTGTCGGGGCTGCACCACCACCTTTGCTAGCACCGGAGGTGGATCCCGGCGCTCTGCCGCCTAGAGGAAAGGACTCAG GGAAAAAGAACGTAGCCTTGGTCATCCCGTTGGTTAGCGCGTTGGTGGTCCTCTCAGCCATTTTCATCTGTTCATGGAGGAGGAGAACATTTTTAAAAGTATTCC GTGTGGAAAATAAAGACATCGGAGCTCTGTATTTCGATTTGGGGACACTTAGAGCCGCTACTGATGACTTCTCCGAGACAAACAAACTCGGAGGTGGTGGATGTGGTCCAGTTTATAAG GGAGAACTATCAGATGGCCAGGAAATAGCTGTGAAAAGACTTTCCAGAAGTTCACAGCAAGGACTTCCGGAGTTaagaaatgagattgcttttgttGCTAAGCTTGAACACAGAAATCTCGTGAGGCTGTTAGGTTGTTGtctggaagaaaaagagaagctaCTCGTCTACGAGTTTCTCCCAAATACAAGCCTCGACAAATTTCTATTCG ATCCCATCAAACGTGGACTTCTAGATTGGGGAAAGCGCTATAAAATTAttgaaggaattgcaagaggGCTTCTTTATCTTCACCAAGATTCTCGCCTCAAGATTATTCATCGGGATCTAAAAGCATGTAACATCTTGTTAGATCAGCATATGAATCCTAAGATTTCAGACTTTGGTCTTGCAAAGCTCTCCGAGTCTGAGAAAGAACATGGAAGCACTAGTAAAATTGCTGGGACAAA TGGATACATGGCACCCGAGTATGCAATGCAAGGGTACTTTTCAAATAAATCAGATGTATTTAGCTTTGGAGTTTTAGTTCTAGAAATTGCGACCGGTCAAAGGATCAGTGACTTCCATGGATCAGGGGATTCTACAAATCTCCTAAGCTTT GCATGGGAGCACTGGAGCAAAGGAAAGGCGTTGGAAATAATGGATCACAGTCTAGGTGAGCTGTACCATAGGCAAGAAGCTTTGACATGCATTCACATAGGATTACTCTGTACTCAAGAGGATATGAGGAAAAGACCTTGCATGACATTGGTGGTTCTCATGCTGAGCAATCATTCCGTGACTCTTCCAACGCCTTCAACGCCTGCATACTTTGTTCGAGGCAGAACAACCATTGAGTCAGACGTGGCTTTGAGAACTACCAATTCCACTCCATCTGACTTGTTAACTATATGCAACATGTCAATTACCGACATGGAGCCCCGTTAA
- the LOC103717039 gene encoding cysteine-rich receptor-like protein kinase 10 isoform X1, with amino-acid sequence MVSFRHVSFPFFLCLLFLIFLSPPTTGDPFAKQCGSTGDYTANSAYETNLNLLLRSLASNTSLSGGFLNATVGQSPEQIYGLAMCRGDANASVCRSCLSDAIQDAPQLCAYNKGAIVGYDDCLLRYSNLRFFSTVDSSSAGMIAWNANNVTDRSRFDKIVDELMSAITDWAVSNSTRRFATGLMVNSTKAPFPQIYGLVQCTQDLSPSQCQQCLQDIGLETRPIQLEGREGGRVVAASCNFRYEIYKFFDGAPSLRLEEPPENAPAPENAPAPVVPPPTKTPEEEGKKKNAIRKVLAIAIPLVTAFVLISIICICISTRRKPIVKLPLDGSSPEEIVSVESLLLDISTLRFATANFSEENKLGEGGFGAVFKGLLPDGREIAVKRLSASSSQGVRALRNELVLVAKLQHRNLVRLLGICLEEQEKLLVYEYMPNRSLDTILFDPEKRKQLNWGKRNKIIGGIARGLQYLHEESQLRIIHRDLKASNILLDAYLNPKISDFGLARLFGGDQTQCTTNQVVGTFGYMPPEYVMHGQFSIKSDVYGFGVLVLEIVTGRKSSDFSNSEYAEYIVNYVWERWVKGTILEILDPSLGNHCPRGEVLRCVQIGLLCVQKNPSDRPNMLQVVVMLSSISVSLPAPSMPAFCTRKSDIDSNASSNEVDLSGGTHDKSSRKLIPVSPNEVSITELEPR; translated from the exons ATGGTATCATTTCGCCATGTTTCCTTCCCTTTCTTCCTATGTCTTCTCTTCCTCATATTCCTTTCCCCTCCCACTACCGGCGATCCCTTTGCCAAACAGTGTGGCAGCACCGGCGACTACACCGCCAACAGCGCCTATGAGACCAACCTCAACCTCCTCCTCCGTTCCCTCGCCTCCAACACTTCTCTCTCCGGTGGCTTCCTCAACGCCACAGTCGGCCAGAGCCCCGAACAAATCTACGGCCTCGCAATGTGCCGCGGCGACGCCAACGCCTCGGTCTGCCGCTCCTGCCTCAGCGACGCAATCCAAGACGCCCCCCAGCTCTGCGCGTACAACAAAGGCGCCATCGTAGGCTACGATGACTGCCTCCTTCGCTACTCCAACCTGCGCTTCTTCTCGACCGTCGACTCCTCGTCTGCGGGGATGATCGCTTGGAACGCCAACAACGTGACCGACCGCAGCCGGTTCGACAAGATTGTGGACGAGCTTATGAGCGCGATCACCGATTGGGCCGTCTCCAACTCGACGAGGAGGTTCGCCACCGGGCTGATGGTGAATTCCACCAAGGCTCCTTTTCCCCAGATATATGGGCTGGTGCAGTGCACACAGGACCTGTCGCCGAGCCAGTGCCAGCAGTGCCTCCAAGATATCGGCCTTGAGACAAGACCGATACAGCtagaggggagggagggagggagggtggTCGCAGCGAGCTGCAATTTTAGGTACGAGATATACAAGTTCTTCGACGGGGCACCGTCGCTAAGACTTGAGGAGCCGCCGGAGAACGCACCGGCGCCGGAGAACGCACCGGCTCCGGTAGTGCCTCCACCTACCAAAACACCTGAGGAAGAAG gaaagaagaaaaatgccATTCGTAAGGTCCTTGCTATTGCTATACCTCTAGTAACTGCATTCGTGCTGATCTCCATAATTTGCATTTGCATCTCGACGAGGAGGAAGCCAATTGTAAAGTTACCAT TAGATGGGAGTAGCCCGGAGGAAATCGTAAGTGTCGAGTCACTATTACTTGATATATCTACACTACGATTTGCAACAGCTAACTTCTCTGAAGAGAACAAACTTGGAGAAGGTGGCTTTGGTGCAGTTTTCAAG GGACTACTACCTGATGGACGAGAAATAGCAGTGAAGAGGTTATCAGCTAGTTCATCACAAGGAGTCAGAGCGCTGAGAAATGAGCTAGTTTTAGTTGCAAAACTCCAACACAGGAATCTTGTAAGGCTTCTGGGTATTTGCTTAGAAGAACAAGAGAAGTTGCTTGTTTATGAATATATGCCTAACAGAAGCCTGGACACCATTCTTTTTG ATCCCGAGAAGCGCAAACAGCTAAACTGGGGAAAAAGGAACAAGATCATTGGCGGGATTGCTCGAGGCCTACAGTACCTGCATGAAGAATCTCAATTAAGAATTATACATCGGGATTTAAAAGCCAGCAATATCTTATTAGATGCATATTTGAACCCAAAGATTTCAGACTTTGGTTTGGCTAGGCTTTTTGGTGGAGACCAAACTCAGTGCACCACGAACCAAGTTGTTGGAACATT TGGGTATATGCCACCAGAGTATGTCATGCATGGGCAATTTTCTATCAAGTCAGATGTATACGGCTTTGGTGTTCTGGTTTTAGAGATCGTGACAGGGAGAAAAAGCAGTGATTTTTCTAATTCtgaatatgctgaatatatagTGAACTAT GTCTGGGAGCGGTGGGTCAAAGGAACAATTTTGGAGATATTGGACCCATCTTTAGGCAACCATTGCCCAAGAGGCGAAGTGTTAAGATGTGTTCAGATTGGCCTATTATGTGTCCAGAAAAATCCATCTGATAGACCCAACATGTTACAAGTTGTTGTGATGCTCAGCAGTATCTCTGTGTCTCTCCCGGCTCCTTCTATGCCAGCATTTTGCACTAGAAAGAGTGACATTGATTCAAATGCTTCTTCAAATGAAGTTGATTTATCTGGAGGTACGCATGACAAATCTTCAAGGAAGTTAATACCAGTGTCACCAAATGAGGTGTCGATTACAGAACTTGAACCTAGATAA
- the LOC120110668 gene encoding circumsporozoite protein-like, producing MRLGGNGARAAGGGRRWGSAGGDKEEDTGRGEGWSATEGKEAGGGNGEETEATKEGGAAVEPGGCDLPLRSTPRMRVLGELGGGGDGTEAATGGGEARWKGGLREVVGLDGGGRGESESGNGDAAQAEVERHGRRRRRC from the coding sequence ATGCGACTAGGCGGCAATGGGGCTCGGGCGGCGGGCGGCGGGCGACGGTGGGGCAGCGCGGGCGGAGATAAGGAAGAGGACACAGGCAGAGGCGAAGGGTGGAGCGCGACGGAAGGGAAAGAGGCGGGCGGTGGTAACGGAGAGGAGACGGAGGCGACGAAAGAAGGAGGGGCAGCTGTGGAGCCCGGCGGCTGCGACCTGCCTTTGCGCTCGACGCCGAGGATGAGGGTACTCGGCGAGCTAGGCGGCGGTGGCGATGGCACGGAAGCGGCGACGGGTGGGGGCGAAGCGCGGTGGAAGGGCGGCTTAAGAGAGGTGGTGGGGCTCGACGGCGGTGGGAGAGGGGAGTCGGAAAGCGGCAACGGCGATGCAGCGCAGGCGGAGGTGGAGCGGcacgggcggcggcggcgacggtgCTAG
- the LOC103717039 gene encoding cysteine-rich receptor-like protein kinase 6 isoform X2 produces the protein MVSFRHVSFPFFLCLLFLIFLSPPTTGDPFAKQCGSTGDYTANSAYETNLNLLLRSLASNTSLSGGFLNATVGQSPEQIYGLAMCRGDANASVCRSCLSDAIQDAPQLCAYNKGAIVGYDDCLLRYSNLRFFSTVDSSSAGMIAWNANNVTDRSRFDKIVDELMSAITDWAVSNSTRRFATGLMVNSTKAPFPQIYGLVQCTQDLSPSQCQQCLQDIGLETRPIQLEGREGGRVVAASCNFRYEIYKFFDGAPSLRLEEPPENAPAPENAPAPVVPPPTKTPEEEVDGSSPEEIVSVESLLLDISTLRFATANFSEENKLGEGGFGAVFKGLLPDGREIAVKRLSASSSQGVRALRNELVLVAKLQHRNLVRLLGICLEEQEKLLVYEYMPNRSLDTILFDPEKRKQLNWGKRNKIIGGIARGLQYLHEESQLRIIHRDLKASNILLDAYLNPKISDFGLARLFGGDQTQCTTNQVVGTFGYMPPEYVMHGQFSIKSDVYGFGVLVLEIVTGRKSSDFSNSEYAEYIVNYVWERWVKGTILEILDPSLGNHCPRGEVLRCVQIGLLCVQKNPSDRPNMLQVVVMLSSISVSLPAPSMPAFCTRKSDIDSNASSNEVDLSGGTHDKSSRKLIPVSPNEVSITELEPR, from the exons ATGGTATCATTTCGCCATGTTTCCTTCCCTTTCTTCCTATGTCTTCTCTTCCTCATATTCCTTTCCCCTCCCACTACCGGCGATCCCTTTGCCAAACAGTGTGGCAGCACCGGCGACTACACCGCCAACAGCGCCTATGAGACCAACCTCAACCTCCTCCTCCGTTCCCTCGCCTCCAACACTTCTCTCTCCGGTGGCTTCCTCAACGCCACAGTCGGCCAGAGCCCCGAACAAATCTACGGCCTCGCAATGTGCCGCGGCGACGCCAACGCCTCGGTCTGCCGCTCCTGCCTCAGCGACGCAATCCAAGACGCCCCCCAGCTCTGCGCGTACAACAAAGGCGCCATCGTAGGCTACGATGACTGCCTCCTTCGCTACTCCAACCTGCGCTTCTTCTCGACCGTCGACTCCTCGTCTGCGGGGATGATCGCTTGGAACGCCAACAACGTGACCGACCGCAGCCGGTTCGACAAGATTGTGGACGAGCTTATGAGCGCGATCACCGATTGGGCCGTCTCCAACTCGACGAGGAGGTTCGCCACCGGGCTGATGGTGAATTCCACCAAGGCTCCTTTTCCCCAGATATATGGGCTGGTGCAGTGCACACAGGACCTGTCGCCGAGCCAGTGCCAGCAGTGCCTCCAAGATATCGGCCTTGAGACAAGACCGATACAGCtagaggggagggagggagggagggtggTCGCAGCGAGCTGCAATTTTAGGTACGAGATATACAAGTTCTTCGACGGGGCACCGTCGCTAAGACTTGAGGAGCCGCCGGAGAACGCACCGGCGCCGGAGAACGCACCGGCTCCGGTAGTGCCTCCACCTACCAAAACACCTGAGGAAGAAG TAGATGGGAGTAGCCCGGAGGAAATCGTAAGTGTCGAGTCACTATTACTTGATATATCTACACTACGATTTGCAACAGCTAACTTCTCTGAAGAGAACAAACTTGGAGAAGGTGGCTTTGGTGCAGTTTTCAAG GGACTACTACCTGATGGACGAGAAATAGCAGTGAAGAGGTTATCAGCTAGTTCATCACAAGGAGTCAGAGCGCTGAGAAATGAGCTAGTTTTAGTTGCAAAACTCCAACACAGGAATCTTGTAAGGCTTCTGGGTATTTGCTTAGAAGAACAAGAGAAGTTGCTTGTTTATGAATATATGCCTAACAGAAGCCTGGACACCATTCTTTTTG ATCCCGAGAAGCGCAAACAGCTAAACTGGGGAAAAAGGAACAAGATCATTGGCGGGATTGCTCGAGGCCTACAGTACCTGCATGAAGAATCTCAATTAAGAATTATACATCGGGATTTAAAAGCCAGCAATATCTTATTAGATGCATATTTGAACCCAAAGATTTCAGACTTTGGTTTGGCTAGGCTTTTTGGTGGAGACCAAACTCAGTGCACCACGAACCAAGTTGTTGGAACATT TGGGTATATGCCACCAGAGTATGTCATGCATGGGCAATTTTCTATCAAGTCAGATGTATACGGCTTTGGTGTTCTGGTTTTAGAGATCGTGACAGGGAGAAAAAGCAGTGATTTTTCTAATTCtgaatatgctgaatatatagTGAACTAT GTCTGGGAGCGGTGGGTCAAAGGAACAATTTTGGAGATATTGGACCCATCTTTAGGCAACCATTGCCCAAGAGGCGAAGTGTTAAGATGTGTTCAGATTGGCCTATTATGTGTCCAGAAAAATCCATCTGATAGACCCAACATGTTACAAGTTGTTGTGATGCTCAGCAGTATCTCTGTGTCTCTCCCGGCTCCTTCTATGCCAGCATTTTGCACTAGAAAGAGTGACATTGATTCAAATGCTTCTTCAAATGAAGTTGATTTATCTGGAGGTACGCATGACAAATCTTCAAGGAAGTTAATACCAGTGTCACCAAATGAGGTGTCGATTACAGAACTTGAACCTAGATAA
- the LOC103717039 gene encoding cysteine-rich receptor-like protein kinase 6 isoform X4, producing the protein MVSFRHVSFPFFLCLLFLIFLSPPTTGDPFAKQCGSTGDYTANSAYETNLNLLLRSLASNTSLSGGFLNATVGQSPEQIYGLAMCRGDANASVCRSCLSDAIQDAPQLCAYNKGAIVGYDDCLLRYSNLRFFSTVDSSSAGMIAWNANNVTDRSRFDKIVDELMSAITDWAVSNSTRRFATGLMVNSTKAPFPQIYGLVQCTQDLSPSQCQQCLQDIGLETRPIQLEGREGGRVVAASCNFRYEIYKFFDGAPSLRLEEPPENAPAPENAPAPVVPPPTKTPEEEGKKKNAIRKVLAIAIPLVTAFVLISIICICISTRRKPIVKLPLDGSSPEEIVSVESLLLDISTLRFATANFSEENKLGEGGFGAVFKGLLPDGREIAVKRLSASSSQGVRALRNELVLVAKLQHRNLVRLLGICLEEQEKLLVYEYMPNRSLDTILFDPEKRKQLNWGKRNKIIGGIARGLQYLHEESQLRIIHRDLKASNILLDAYLNPKISDFGLARLFGGDQTQCTTNQVVGTLSGSGGSKEQFWRYWTHL; encoded by the exons ATGGTATCATTTCGCCATGTTTCCTTCCCTTTCTTCCTATGTCTTCTCTTCCTCATATTCCTTTCCCCTCCCACTACCGGCGATCCCTTTGCCAAACAGTGTGGCAGCACCGGCGACTACACCGCCAACAGCGCCTATGAGACCAACCTCAACCTCCTCCTCCGTTCCCTCGCCTCCAACACTTCTCTCTCCGGTGGCTTCCTCAACGCCACAGTCGGCCAGAGCCCCGAACAAATCTACGGCCTCGCAATGTGCCGCGGCGACGCCAACGCCTCGGTCTGCCGCTCCTGCCTCAGCGACGCAATCCAAGACGCCCCCCAGCTCTGCGCGTACAACAAAGGCGCCATCGTAGGCTACGATGACTGCCTCCTTCGCTACTCCAACCTGCGCTTCTTCTCGACCGTCGACTCCTCGTCTGCGGGGATGATCGCTTGGAACGCCAACAACGTGACCGACCGCAGCCGGTTCGACAAGATTGTGGACGAGCTTATGAGCGCGATCACCGATTGGGCCGTCTCCAACTCGACGAGGAGGTTCGCCACCGGGCTGATGGTGAATTCCACCAAGGCTCCTTTTCCCCAGATATATGGGCTGGTGCAGTGCACACAGGACCTGTCGCCGAGCCAGTGCCAGCAGTGCCTCCAAGATATCGGCCTTGAGACAAGACCGATACAGCtagaggggagggagggagggagggtggTCGCAGCGAGCTGCAATTTTAGGTACGAGATATACAAGTTCTTCGACGGGGCACCGTCGCTAAGACTTGAGGAGCCGCCGGAGAACGCACCGGCGCCGGAGAACGCACCGGCTCCGGTAGTGCCTCCACCTACCAAAACACCTGAGGAAGAAG gaaagaagaaaaatgccATTCGTAAGGTCCTTGCTATTGCTATACCTCTAGTAACTGCATTCGTGCTGATCTCCATAATTTGCATTTGCATCTCGACGAGGAGGAAGCCAATTGTAAAGTTACCAT TAGATGGGAGTAGCCCGGAGGAAATCGTAAGTGTCGAGTCACTATTACTTGATATATCTACACTACGATTTGCAACAGCTAACTTCTCTGAAGAGAACAAACTTGGAGAAGGTGGCTTTGGTGCAGTTTTCAAG GGACTACTACCTGATGGACGAGAAATAGCAGTGAAGAGGTTATCAGCTAGTTCATCACAAGGAGTCAGAGCGCTGAGAAATGAGCTAGTTTTAGTTGCAAAACTCCAACACAGGAATCTTGTAAGGCTTCTGGGTATTTGCTTAGAAGAACAAGAGAAGTTGCTTGTTTATGAATATATGCCTAACAGAAGCCTGGACACCATTCTTTTTG ATCCCGAGAAGCGCAAACAGCTAAACTGGGGAAAAAGGAACAAGATCATTGGCGGGATTGCTCGAGGCCTACAGTACCTGCATGAAGAATCTCAATTAAGAATTATACATCGGGATTTAAAAGCCAGCAATATCTTATTAGATGCATATTTGAACCCAAAGATTTCAGACTTTGGTTTGGCTAGGCTTTTTGGTGGAGACCAAACTCAGTGCACCACGAACCAAGTTGTTGGAACATT GTCTGGGAGCGGTGGGTCAAAGGAACAATTTTGGAGATATTGGACCCATCTTTAG